The following proteins are co-located in the Poecile atricapillus isolate bPoeAtr1 chromosome 2, bPoeAtr1.hap1, whole genome shotgun sequence genome:
- the FAM210A gene encoding protein FAM210A, translating to MQRNLLHSVSQLAHGTCWFFSRTGVFQCLKGQSLLSNVGCKVILALDPPKRRLHASGVHFASKKTAFSSQPADASHKVPEEKNPLPSATDAPKQSPAESDSSEPDPLQDKSISLVQRFKKTFKQYGKVMIPVHLLTSTVWFGSFYYAAMNGVNVVPFLELIGLPHSIVDILKNSQSGNALTAYALYKIATPARYTVTLGGTSFTVKYLRKQGYMSTPPPVKEYLQDRMEETKDKITEKMEETKDKITEKMEETKDKITEKMEETKDKITGKLQETKDKVSFKKIKE from the exons ATGCAGCGGAATCTATTACATTCTGTATCTCAGCTAGCACACGGGACATGTTGGTTCTTCTCTCGTACCGGTGTCTTTCAGTGCTTAAAAGGACAGTCTCTGTTGTCTAATGTGGGATGCAAAGTGATTCTGGCACTGGACCCTCCCAAACGACGTCTTCATGCAAGTGGAGTTCACTTTGCCTcaaagaaaactgctttttcatCACAGCCAGCAGATGCTTCTCACAAAGTaccagaagagaaaaatcctTTGCCTTCAGCCACTGATGCACCcaagcagagccctgcagagtCAGATTCTTCAGAACCTGATCCGTTACAAGATAAATCAATTAGTCTTGTTCAGAGATTCAAGAAAACTTTTAAGCAGTATGGCAAAGTTATGATTCCAGTGCACCTTCTGACTTCTACTGTATGGTTTGGATCCTTTTACTATGCAGCCATGAA tGGGGTGAATGTTGTTCCATTCCTAGAGTTGATTGGCTTACCACACAGCATAGTAGACATACTGAAAAATTCCCAGAGTGGAAATGCCCTAACTGCATATGCATTGTATAAA ATTGCAACTCCTGCCAGATACACTGTGACTTTGGGAGGAACATCCTTCACTGTTAAATATCTACGAAAGCAGGGCTACATGTCCACACCACCACCAGTAAAGGAATACCTACAGGACAGGATGGAGGAAACGAAGGATAAAATTACGGAGAAGATGGAGGAAACAAAGGATAAAATTACAGAGAAGATGGAAGAAACAAAGGATAAAATTACAGAGAAGATGGAGGAAACAAAGGATAAAATTACAGGGAAGTTACAAGAAACCAAAGATaaagtttcatttaaaaaaataaaggaatag